A window of Longispora fulva contains these coding sequences:
- a CDS encoding sporulation protein gives MVFKKMMRAFGVGGPSVDTVLTNPNTRPGLNLEGRVNITGGDHMVDIEYVSLGLVTKVEVESGDSEYNQHTEFHKLNIAGRFPVHPGQPISIPFQFPVPWETPLTNIQGGQRLHGMTMGLRTELAVAGAVDKGDLDQVNVFPLPAQERIVEAFARLGFRFKGADCERGHIRGVQQHLPFYQEIEFYPPGQYHGINSAEVTFVASPHGMAVVLEFDKRGGLFTSGHDVINTYQVDYRSVDSTDWAGVVDGWVRQAMSRRPHQQTHHQPHYPPQPHYGHHQPHYGHGGHGGHGYRHGHHGGAGMVGGIAAGLVGGFVAGEILDDLFDGD, from the coding sequence GTGGTCTTCAAGAAGATGATGCGCGCGTTCGGCGTGGGCGGTCCGTCCGTGGACACGGTCCTGACCAACCCGAACACCCGGCCAGGCCTCAATCTCGAGGGCCGGGTGAACATCACCGGTGGCGACCACATGGTCGACATTGAGTACGTGTCGCTGGGCCTCGTCACCAAGGTCGAGGTGGAAAGCGGTGACAGTGAGTACAACCAGCACACCGAGTTCCACAAGCTGAACATCGCCGGCCGGTTCCCCGTCCACCCGGGCCAGCCGATCTCCATCCCGTTCCAGTTCCCGGTGCCGTGGGAGACCCCGCTGACCAACATCCAGGGTGGCCAGCGGCTGCACGGGATGACGATGGGCCTGCGCACCGAGCTGGCCGTCGCCGGCGCCGTGGACAAGGGCGACCTCGACCAGGTCAACGTGTTCCCGCTGCCCGCCCAGGAGCGGATCGTCGAGGCGTTCGCGCGGCTCGGGTTCCGGTTCAAGGGCGCCGACTGCGAGCGCGGCCACATCCGGGGCGTGCAGCAGCACCTGCCGTTCTACCAGGAGATCGAGTTCTACCCGCCGGGGCAGTACCACGGGATCAACTCCGCCGAGGTGACCTTCGTGGCCAGCCCGCACGGCATGGCCGTCGTCCTGGAGTTCGACAAGCGCGGCGGGCTGTTCACCAGCGGCCACGACGTCATCAACACCTACCAGGTCGACTACCGCTCGGTGGACTCCACCGACTGGGCCGGCGTCGTCGACGGCTGGGTCCGCCAGGCCATGTCCCGCCGCCCGCACCAGCAGACCCACCACCAGCCGCACTACCCGCCGCAGCCGCACTACGGCCACCACCAGCCGCACTACGGCCACGGTGGCCACGGCGGCCACGGGTACCGGCACGGGCACCACGGCGGGGCGGGCATGGTCGGCGGGATCGCGGCCGGTCTGGTCGGCGGGTTCGTGGCGGGGGAGATCCTGGACGACCTCTTCGACGGCGACTGA
- a CDS encoding alpha/beta fold hydrolase, with translation MHSLSLSGPHLPEARVRWFDLPGDDERPTRVFVPGPDDAAGYVEAALHPALAGSRTLLVDLPGAGASDRPELFGYTVPEHAATLAALLDHVGVAGVELVGHGTGAAVAIALAGHRPELVGRLVVAGPELASDGFADLKCPRAFLVGGRDRPAGGEAVAKAAGVPIVEVLDAGHDLVADNPAGYPEAVAAALLVAR, from the coding sequence ATGCACAGCCTGTCCTTGTCCGGCCCCCACCTGCCCGAAGCCCGGGTCCGGTGGTTCGACCTGCCCGGTGACGACGAGCGCCCGACGCGGGTCTTCGTGCCCGGCCCGGACGACGCGGCCGGCTATGTGGAGGCGGCCCTGCACCCGGCCCTGGCCGGATCCCGCACCCTGCTGGTGGACCTGCCCGGGGCGGGCGCGAGCGACAGACCCGAGCTCTTCGGGTACACGGTGCCGGAGCACGCCGCGACCCTCGCCGCCCTCCTCGACCACGTCGGGGTGGCCGGGGTGGAGCTCGTCGGGCACGGCACGGGCGCGGCGGTGGCGATCGCCCTCGCCGGGCACCGGCCCGAGCTGGTCGGCCGGCTCGTGGTGGCCGGGCCGGAGCTGGCCTCCGACGGGTTCGCCGACCTGAAGTGTCCGCGGGCGTTCCTGGTGGGTGGCCGGGACCGGCCGGCTGGCGGGGAGGCTGTGGCGAAGGCCGCCGGGGTGCCGATCGTGGAGGTGCTCGACGCCGGGCACGACCTGGTGGCCGACAACCCTGCCGGGTATCCGGAGGCGGTCGCAGCGGCCCTGCTGGTGGCCCGCTGA
- a CDS encoding carbohydrate binding domain-containing protein, whose product MQLRTPLLAALSAAVVSVGAILAVSTPAQAANLVANPGFETGNLSGWSCSNGSVVSSPVHGGGKALAGGVTASDTGQCTQTVNVAPNTAYTLSAWVKGSYVYLGVTGGASTWTPSAASYSQLSVAFTTAAGQTSVQIYLHGWYAQGAYNADDVALDGPGTPPTTAPPTTPTSTPPTTPNTSPKPSTPPPSTQPPGTWHEAAPYLYFGWGEPPAPSTVMTATGIKHFTLAFMLSGGGCVPKWDSQRALTGGVDQQNINAIRAAGGDIEISFGGWSGTKLGPNCADAAALAGAYQQVISAYNLKVIDIDIENTDEFENYTVQDRILGALKIVKANNPGLRTVVTFGTTTTGPSADGIRLINQAKALGANIDVFTQMPFDFGGGANMYTSTVNATEGLKNQLKSTFGWSDATAYSHIGISGMNGVSDQQETTSVAQWTQVKDYANSKHLARLAFWSVNRDRPCPGGGVVENCSGIAQQNWEFTKISAGFTG is encoded by the coding sequence ATGCAGCTCCGTACCCCTCTTCTGGCAGCGTTGAGTGCGGCGGTCGTCTCTGTCGGCGCGATCCTCGCCGTCTCGACCCCCGCACAGGCCGCGAATCTCGTGGCGAACCCCGGCTTCGAAACCGGGAACCTCTCCGGCTGGTCCTGTTCAAACGGCTCCGTCGTGTCCAGCCCCGTGCACGGCGGCGGCAAGGCCCTCGCGGGCGGCGTCACCGCGTCCGACACCGGGCAGTGCACGCAGACCGTCAACGTCGCCCCCAACACGGCGTACACGCTGTCGGCGTGGGTCAAGGGCAGCTACGTCTACCTCGGAGTGACCGGCGGGGCGTCCACGTGGACCCCGTCGGCGGCGTCGTACTCGCAGCTCAGCGTCGCGTTCACCACGGCGGCCGGGCAGACCTCGGTGCAGATCTACCTGCACGGCTGGTACGCGCAGGGCGCCTACAACGCCGACGACGTCGCGCTCGACGGCCCCGGCACCCCGCCGACCACGGCGCCGCCGACCACCCCCACGAGCACCCCGCCGACCACGCCGAACACCAGCCCGAAGCCGTCGACGCCGCCGCCGTCGACCCAGCCCCCGGGCACCTGGCACGAGGCCGCGCCGTACCTGTACTTCGGCTGGGGCGAGCCGCCGGCACCCTCGACCGTGATGACCGCGACCGGGATCAAGCACTTCACCCTGGCGTTCATGCTCTCCGGCGGCGGCTGCGTGCCGAAGTGGGACAGCCAGCGCGCGCTGACCGGCGGCGTCGACCAGCAGAACATCAACGCGATCCGGGCGGCCGGCGGCGACATCGAGATCTCGTTCGGCGGCTGGAGCGGCACCAAGCTCGGCCCGAACTGCGCGGACGCCGCGGCGCTGGCGGGGGCGTACCAGCAGGTCATCTCCGCATACAACCTCAAGGTGATCGACATCGACATCGAGAACACCGACGAGTTCGAGAACTACACGGTGCAGGACCGCATCCTCGGCGCGCTGAAGATCGTGAAGGCGAACAACCCGGGGCTGCGGACCGTGGTCACCTTCGGCACGACGACCACCGGCCCGTCCGCCGACGGCATCCGCCTGATCAACCAGGCCAAGGCGCTCGGCGCGAACATCGACGTGTTCACCCAGATGCCGTTCGACTTCGGCGGCGGCGCGAACATGTACACCAGCACGGTCAACGCGACCGAGGGGCTGAAGAACCAGCTCAAGTCGACCTTCGGCTGGTCGGACGCGACGGCGTACTCCCACATCGGCATCTCCGGGATGAACGGCGTCAGCGACCAGCAGGAGACCACCTCCGTGGCACAGTGGACCCAGGTCAAGGACTACGCCAACAGCAAGCACCTCGCCCGGTTGGCCTTCTGGTCGGTGAACCGGGACCGGCCTTGCCCCGGCGGCGGCGTGGTGGAGAACTGCTCCGGCATCGCCCAGCAGAACTGGGAGTTCACGAAGATCTCCGCCGGCTTCACCGGCTGA
- a CDS encoding GGDEF domain-containing protein gives MSHGNEQDPVAAEWVVFRDLTGAGRSAEVITLAERVVAESHDPRRIAQALIEKLVAYMNMGHTSGLGPLLDEIYVALRKAPAPRLVGEFHTMAGMIAYEQGSLGTAMTHLVHSERALRKMTEVNLAAVDTWHDLSGAYSWLGFHVEAMAAARQGARICAAAGLGAAFAANMATPVQAALYLDQRGDTEGCVRDLRALVEVGRPLAGELVVMERVFLRYAVKRLGALGHRVDLHVPRDEDIDLTLAHVNDLADVCDAIAAGDPARALLLLDSAPHAVDTLGAVEPMRLRSIALSVAGDDSGALAAERAAIRMMNAEDRQLRELFTDSISARLDQEKLRRVAAQYAGAASTDPLTGLPNRRRIAAFVAGLGRRGVSAMFGVLDLDGFKAVNDTHGHPSGDLVLQRVAGILARAVRHGDLLARHGGDEFVVILPATSAEEADEIGDRIRTAVDAEDWAALVPGTPVSVSIGWAPLGEDGEAALRAADEALYRIKRARNGSRAA, from the coding sequence ATGTCGCACGGGAACGAGCAGGACCCGGTCGCCGCCGAATGGGTGGTGTTCCGGGACCTGACGGGCGCGGGTCGCTCGGCCGAGGTGATCACCCTCGCCGAGCGCGTCGTCGCGGAGTCGCACGACCCGCGCCGGATCGCCCAGGCGCTGATCGAGAAGCTCGTCGCCTACATGAACATGGGCCACACCTCCGGCCTCGGCCCGCTCCTCGACGAGATCTACGTGGCCCTGCGCAAGGCCCCGGCCCCCCGGCTCGTGGGCGAGTTCCACACCATGGCCGGCATGATCGCCTACGAGCAGGGTTCGCTCGGCACCGCGATGACGCACCTCGTGCACTCCGAGCGCGCCCTGCGCAAGATGACCGAGGTCAACCTCGCGGCCGTGGACACCTGGCACGACCTGTCCGGCGCGTATTCCTGGCTCGGGTTCCACGTCGAGGCCATGGCCGCCGCCCGGCAGGGGGCCAGGATCTGCGCGGCGGCCGGGCTCGGCGCGGCGTTCGCGGCGAACATGGCCACCCCGGTGCAGGCGGCGCTCTACCTCGACCAGCGCGGCGACACCGAGGGCTGCGTGCGGGACCTGCGCGCCCTGGTCGAGGTGGGCCGGCCCCTCGCCGGTGAGCTGGTGGTGATGGAGCGGGTGTTCCTCCGGTACGCGGTCAAGCGGCTCGGGGCCCTCGGCCACCGGGTGGACCTGCACGTCCCCCGGGACGAGGACATCGACCTGACCCTCGCGCACGTCAACGACCTGGCCGACGTGTGCGACGCGATCGCCGCCGGCGACCCGGCCCGCGCGTTGCTGCTGCTGGACTCCGCCCCGCACGCCGTCGACACCCTCGGCGCGGTCGAGCCGATGCGGCTGCGGTCGATCGCGCTGTCCGTGGCCGGCGACGACTCCGGCGCGCTGGCCGCCGAGCGGGCCGCGATCCGGATGATGAACGCCGAGGACCGCCAGCTGCGGGAACTGTTCACCGACAGCATCAGCGCCCGGCTCGACCAGGAGAAACTCCGCCGGGTCGCGGCCCAGTACGCAGGTGCCGCGTCCACCGATCCGCTCACCGGCCTTCCGAACCGGCGCAGGATCGCCGCGTTCGTCGCCGGCCTGGGCCGTCGGGGCGTGAGCGCGATGTTCGGGGTACTCGACCTCGACGGCTTCAAGGCCGTCAACGACACCCACGGCCACCCGTCCGGGGACCTGGTCCTGCAACGGGTCGCCGGGATCCTGGCCCGCGCCGTCCGGCACGGCGACCTGCTGGCCCGGCACGGCGGCGACGAGTTCGTGGTGATCCTGCCCGCCACGTCCGCCGAGGAGGCCGACGAGATCGGCGACCGGATCCGCACGGCGGTCGACGCCGAGGACTGGGCGGCCCTGGTGCCGGGCACGCCCGTGTCGGTGAGCATCGGGTGGGCGCCGCTGGGCGAGGACGGGGAGGCGGCGCTGCGGGCGGCCGACGAGGCGCTGTACCGGATCAAACGCGCCCGCAACGGCTCCCGGGCGGCCTGA
- a CDS encoding FHA domain-containing protein, giving the protein MLCHACHVHLRRDFPYCLRCGTLRTGVRITEYEAPHLRHAGRAYPLDREVTTIGRAGDNDLVIDHPSVSRRHAHVARTPDGYAVEDLGSFNGTGVADQTLFAASAVLSDSTQLHIGDVPVRFEQPRSAAVGGRTVVWGTEHTGLAPPAGHAGHAPPEPAATATEPLNVRPRRRGHWALKEVPGGGTWVLRNTRTGRYLELDDRDVFLWHLLDGRNTVRDLLFAFAEEYGELALPRIENTLHTLGGHEFVAGLHGQAATRSAWRRWARIELAITGLDAAFERVYRGFGWRFFTRTSTVVSWVVIVVGLAGFGVAATRQRLFDTAGAGYLGAVGVALAYLVALVLHEAAHALAVKSYGRTVTRAGFMLVFGLPFAFVDTSDMWFGDRRSRLVVTLAGPLSTAALAGTAALGAAALPSPVASGLCYQLAFGLYINTLYNLNPLLPLDGYQALADALRMPRLREESFGYLFSGAWLRARPGRRELGLAGYAVAAALGTAGIVLLALLAWRSRLAEFTQRHLPPPWGAVALGCVIMVALIPVWLRLGRRVAGVFR; this is encoded by the coding sequence ATGCTCTGCCACGCCTGCCACGTGCACCTGCGGCGGGACTTTCCGTACTGCCTGCGGTGTGGCACCCTACGCACCGGGGTCCGGATCACGGAGTACGAGGCGCCGCACCTGAGGCACGCCGGCCGGGCGTACCCCCTGGACCGCGAGGTCACCACCATCGGGCGGGCCGGCGACAACGACCTGGTCATCGACCACCCCAGCGTGTCCCGCCGGCACGCTCACGTCGCCAGGACCCCGGACGGCTACGCGGTGGAGGACCTGGGCTCGTTCAACGGCACCGGGGTCGCCGACCAGACTCTGTTCGCGGCCTCCGCCGTGCTGTCCGACAGTACCCAGCTGCACATCGGCGACGTGCCGGTCCGGTTCGAGCAGCCCCGGTCGGCGGCCGTGGGCGGTCGGACCGTGGTGTGGGGCACCGAGCACACCGGCCTGGCCCCGCCGGCCGGGCACGCGGGCCACGCGCCGCCGGAGCCGGCCGCCACCGCCACCGAGCCCCTCAACGTCCGCCCCCGGCGGCGCGGGCACTGGGCGCTCAAGGAGGTGCCCGGCGGCGGCACCTGGGTGCTGCGCAACACCCGTACCGGTCGCTATCTCGAACTCGACGACCGCGACGTCTTCCTCTGGCACCTGCTCGACGGCCGCAACACGGTGCGCGACCTGCTGTTCGCGTTCGCCGAGGAGTACGGGGAACTCGCCCTGCCCCGGATCGAGAACACCCTGCACACCCTCGGCGGGCACGAGTTCGTGGCCGGGCTGCACGGACAGGCCGCCACCAGGAGCGCCTGGCGGCGGTGGGCGCGGATCGAACTGGCGATCACGGGGCTCGACGCGGCGTTCGAGCGGGTCTACCGGGGCTTCGGGTGGCGGTTCTTCACGCGTACCTCGACAGTGGTGTCGTGGGTGGTGATCGTGGTCGGCCTGGCCGGATTCGGGGTCGCGGCGACCCGGCAGCGGCTGTTCGACACGGCCGGCGCCGGCTACCTGGGCGCGGTCGGCGTCGCGCTCGCCTACCTGGTCGCGCTCGTGCTGCACGAGGCCGCGCACGCCCTGGCCGTCAAGTCCTACGGCCGCACCGTCACCCGGGCAGGGTTCATGCTGGTGTTCGGGCTGCCGTTCGCGTTCGTCGACACCAGCGACATGTGGTTCGGCGACCGGCGGTCCCGGCTCGTCGTCACCCTCGCCGGGCCACTGTCCACGGCGGCGCTCGCCGGCACTGCTGCCCTGGGCGCCGCGGCCCTGCCGTCCCCGGTCGCCTCGGGGCTGTGCTACCAGCTGGCCTTCGGCCTGTACATCAACACGCTGTACAACCTCAACCCGCTGCTCCCGCTCGACGGGTACCAGGCGCTGGCCGACGCGCTACGGATGCCCCGGCTGCGCGAGGAGTCCTTCGGGTACCTGTTCTCCGGCGCCTGGCTGCGCGCCCGCCCCGGCCGCCGCGAGCTGGGCCTCGCCGGGTACGCCGTGGCCGCTGCGCTCGGAACCGCCGGAATCGTCCTGCTGGCCCTGCTGGCCTGGCGATCCCGTCTCGCCGAGTTCACTCAGCGTCACCTTCCACCGCCGTGGGGCGCCGTCGCCCTAGGCTGTGTCATCATGGTCGCCCTGATCCCCGTCTGGCTCAGGCTGGGACGAAGAGTCGCTGGAGTGTTCCGATGA
- a CDS encoding glycosyl hydrolase, which yields MKPSGILVSAVAAALLAGTLTQVLSTGAQAAPVGAGSYTTTPAGPLPTGCGNLSTNPRQFVTANAPAGPVPTNDWWSNILFKRTDCAFGEPLHAHPVSFDTLPGGLGLSANTTPQISGTATGVGEYHYPYVQDLQVGVAGLDAPNVKVDGWTDWTVSPFWTDGARTLRATIGHGLPFSYYQVTGGDAQLTVAAPQVWSHSGPTIGFTANGHEYAAYAPAGATWTVSGGTFTSTLAGKGYFSVLALPPGDRAALATSLGKYAHNHVTGTRASYSYNPATSTVTTTYAFTTTAREAGAAGTVAALYPHQWRALTGATPLSNTYVSARGPMKVLAGVGQFTTSMAFQGVLPEIPAVADNAGADRATLDGYLAQVAGNPADFRGDDTYWTGKGLGRAARIAEIADQLGDTGTRDAALTAIRTRLTDWFTASPGKTSRLFYYDQNWGTLIGYPASYGSDQELNDHHFHYGYFVAAAATLAKFDPQWATSGKYGGMVDLLIRDANNYDRADGRFPYLRDFDIYAGHDWASGHGSFGAGNNQESSSEGMNFANALIQWGQATGNTAVRDAGVFLYTTQAAAIQEYWFDSRDANFPAGFGHRAVGMVWGDGAAYATWFSAEPEMIQGINMLPVTGGHLYLGDNPGYVRANYAELVANNGGAPSVWQDVLWEFQALGDGDAALANLRNNSGFTSEEGESKAHTFHWIRNVAALGTVDATVTGNHPLSAVFTKNGARTYVAANITNAPLTVTFSDGHTLGVGAGRTATNGAYTWSGGNAGGGTQPTPSPTPSPTGSPSPTPTPSPTGSPSNSTLYLRSDGTLGNPAPAGTAQIASAGGTNHDGVPANATVFTASGLTLTRSAGTTTFDLFVDAGTTVANGTQVRVSYDLTGDGSWDRVETYRYFATDPAPGWEHYTTSVGLSSATGTPGDLTNGRVRLEVWNAIGNGPSTVGTGNQSVIHL from the coding sequence ATGAAACCGTCTGGCATCCTCGTCTCCGCCGTCGCCGCCGCCCTGCTCGCCGGCACCCTCACCCAGGTCCTGTCCACCGGGGCCCAGGCGGCCCCGGTCGGGGCCGGCAGCTACACCACCACGCCGGCCGGCCCCCTGCCGACCGGCTGCGGGAACCTGTCGACCAACCCCCGCCAGTTCGTCACGGCCAACGCGCCGGCCGGCCCCGTGCCGACCAACGACTGGTGGTCGAACATCCTGTTCAAGCGGACCGACTGCGCCTTCGGGGAGCCGCTGCACGCGCACCCGGTCTCGTTCGACACGCTACCGGGCGGGCTGGGCCTGTCGGCCAACACGACCCCGCAGATCAGCGGGACCGCCACCGGGGTGGGCGAGTACCACTATCCGTACGTGCAGGACCTCCAGGTGGGCGTCGCCGGGCTCGACGCGCCGAACGTCAAGGTCGACGGCTGGACCGACTGGACCGTCAGCCCCTTCTGGACGGACGGCGCGCGCACCCTGCGGGCCACGATCGGCCACGGCCTGCCGTTCAGCTACTACCAGGTCACTGGCGGCGACGCGCAGCTCACCGTGGCCGCGCCCCAGGTGTGGTCCCACTCCGGCCCGACGATCGGCTTCACGGCCAACGGGCACGAGTACGCCGCCTACGCGCCGGCCGGGGCCACCTGGACCGTCAGCGGCGGCACATTCACCTCCACGCTGGCCGGCAAGGGCTACTTCTCCGTCCTCGCCCTGCCGCCGGGCGACCGGGCGGCCCTCGCGACGAGCCTCGGGAAGTACGCGCACAACCACGTCACCGGCACCCGGGCGAGCTACTCCTACAACCCGGCGACCAGCACCGTGACCACCACCTACGCGTTCACGACGACCGCGAGGGAGGCAGGGGCCGCCGGCACCGTCGCCGCGCTCTACCCGCACCAGTGGCGGGCCCTCACCGGTGCGACCCCGCTGTCCAACACCTATGTCTCGGCCCGCGGCCCGATGAAGGTCCTTGCCGGGGTCGGCCAGTTCACGACGAGCATGGCCTTCCAGGGCGTGCTGCCCGAGATCCCGGCCGTGGCGGACAACGCCGGAGCCGACCGCGCGACCCTCGACGGGTACCTCGCGCAGGTCGCCGGCAACCCGGCCGACTTCCGGGGCGACGACACGTACTGGACCGGCAAAGGGCTCGGTCGGGCCGCCCGGATCGCGGAGATCGCCGACCAGCTGGGCGACACGGGCACCCGGGACGCGGCCCTGACCGCGATCCGGACCCGGCTGACCGACTGGTTCACCGCCAGCCCGGGCAAAACATCACGACTGTTCTACTATGACCAGAACTGGGGGACCCTGATCGGCTACCCGGCCTCCTACGGCTCCGACCAGGAACTCAACGACCACCACTTCCACTACGGGTACTTCGTCGCGGCGGCGGCCACCCTCGCCAAGTTCGACCCGCAGTGGGCCACGAGCGGGAAGTACGGCGGCATGGTCGACCTGCTGATCCGCGACGCGAACAACTACGACCGCGCCGACGGCCGGTTCCCGTACCTGCGCGACTTCGACATCTACGCCGGGCACGACTGGGCGTCGGGGCACGGCTCGTTCGGGGCCGGCAACAACCAGGAGTCCTCCTCGGAGGGGATGAACTTCGCCAACGCCCTGATCCAGTGGGGCCAGGCGACCGGGAACACGGCGGTCCGCGACGCTGGCGTGTTCCTGTACACGACCCAGGCGGCGGCGATCCAGGAGTACTGGTTCGACAGCCGCGACGCCAACTTCCCCGCCGGGTTCGGCCACAGGGCGGTCGGCATGGTGTGGGGCGACGGGGCGGCGTACGCGACCTGGTTCAGTGCCGAGCCCGAGATGATCCAGGGCATCAACATGCTCCCGGTGACCGGCGGGCACCTGTACCTGGGTGACAACCCCGGCTACGTCCGGGCCAACTACGCCGAACTCGTCGCCAACAACGGCGGCGCGCCGAGCGTGTGGCAGGACGTCCTGTGGGAGTTCCAGGCCCTCGGCGACGGGGACGCGGCGCTCGCGAACCTCCGGAACAACAGCGGCTTCACCAGCGAGGAGGGCGAGAGCAAGGCGCACACCTTCCACTGGATCCGCAACGTCGCGGCCCTCGGCACTGTCGACGCCACGGTCACCGGGAACCATCCGCTGTCGGCGGTGTTCACGAAGAACGGGGCCAGAACCTACGTGGCCGCGAACATCACGAACGCGCCGCTCACGGTCACGTTCTCCGACGGGCACACGCTGGGCGTCGGGGCGGGGCGGACGGCGACGAACGGCGCGTACACGTGGAGTGGTGGAAACGCCGGGGGCGGCACGCAGCCGACGCCGAGCCCCACGCCCAGCCCCACCGGAAGCCCGAGCCCGACACCGACCCCGAGTCCCACCGGCTCCCCGTCGAATTCGACGCTCTACCTGCGCTCGGACGGCACCCTGGGCAACCCGGCCCCGGCCGGCACCGCGCAGATCGCCTCGGCCGGCGGGACCAACCACGACGGCGTACCCGCCAATGCCACGGTCTTCACCGCCTCCGGCCTGACGCTGACCCGCTCGGCCGGGACCACCACCTTCGACCTGTTCGTCGACGCGGGGACCACCGTGGCCAACGGCACCCAGGTCCGGGTGTCCTACGACCTGACCGGGGACGGCTCCTGGGACCGGGTCGAGACCTACCGGTACTTCGCCACCGACCCGGCCCCCGGCTGGGAGCACTACACCACCTCGGTCGGCCTCTCCTCGGCCACCGGCACGCCCGGCGACCTGACCAACGGCCGGGTGCGGCTCGAGGTGTGGAACGCCATCGGCAACGGGCCCAGCACCGTGGGCACCGGCAACCAGTCCGTCATCCACCTCTAA
- a CDS encoding ABC transporter substrate-binding protein produces MRRVLAPLLALCLLTSAAACGSEAAKDEKVKLTIGLFGDFGFKPLYDEYKATHPNIQIEERVSEYAAHHQNVTAHLATNTGASDIEAIEVGYISQFTAQPGKFHNLLDLGAGNLEGKFLPWKWQQGLSGDGKSLVGLGTDVGGMAMCYRNDLFAQAGLPTDRDAVSKLWPTWADYVKVGKEFKAKRPEAFFESSGNMFRAMVEQGSQGVYDKQNNLVVDSNPGVRAAWDTSVDAINAGMSAKLTAWTPEWTAAFEKGSFATIVCPAWMTSYIQTNAKNASGKWDVAAVPGGAGSMGGTHLTLPKQGRHPKEAYELISWLTAPAQQAKVFKATGNFPSAPELYSSPDITGFTKDFFNNAPIGRIFSDSAKAVKPQYMGPRTGDVFTAIGSGLGRIENGQQKPDEAWKQVLSDVAKLK; encoded by the coding sequence ATGCGTCGCGTCCTCGCCCCGCTCCTCGCGTTATGCCTGCTCACCTCCGCCGCCGCCTGTGGTTCCGAGGCGGCGAAGGACGAGAAGGTCAAGCTCACCATCGGGCTCTTCGGCGACTTCGGCTTCAAGCCGCTGTACGACGAGTACAAGGCCACCCACCCGAACATCCAGATCGAGGAGCGGGTCTCCGAGTACGCCGCCCACCACCAGAACGTCACCGCGCACCTGGCCACGAACACCGGCGCGTCGGACATCGAGGCGATCGAGGTGGGCTACATCAGCCAGTTCACCGCGCAGCCGGGGAAGTTCCACAACCTACTCGACCTGGGCGCGGGGAACCTGGAGGGCAAGTTCCTGCCGTGGAAGTGGCAGCAGGGACTGTCCGGCGACGGCAAGTCCCTGGTCGGGCTCGGCACGGACGTGGGCGGCATGGCCATGTGCTACCGCAACGACCTGTTCGCCCAGGCTGGGCTGCCGACCGACCGGGACGCCGTGTCCAAGCTGTGGCCCACCTGGGCCGACTACGTCAAGGTCGGCAAGGAGTTCAAGGCCAAGCGCCCCGAGGCGTTCTTCGAGAGCTCCGGCAACATGTTCCGCGCGATGGTGGAGCAGGGCTCCCAGGGCGTCTACGACAAGCAGAACAACCTGGTCGTGGACTCCAACCCGGGCGTGCGCGCCGCGTGGGACACCTCGGTGGACGCGATCAACGCCGGGATGTCGGCGAAGCTGACCGCCTGGACCCCGGAGTGGACGGCCGCGTTCGAGAAGGGCTCGTTCGCCACGATCGTCTGCCCGGCGTGGATGACCTCCTACATCCAGACCAACGCCAAGAACGCGTCCGGCAAGTGGGACGTGGCAGCGGTGCCCGGCGGGGCCGGCAGCATGGGCGGCACGCACCTGACGCTGCCGAAGCAGGGCAGGCACCCGAAGGAGGCGTACGAGCTGATCTCCTGGCTCACCGCCCCCGCCCAGCAGGCCAAGGTGTTCAAGGCGACCGGCAACTTCCCGTCGGCCCCGGAGCTGTACTCCAGCCCCGACATCACCGGCTTCACGAAGGACTTCTTCAACAACGCGCCGATCGGGCGGATCTTCTCCGACTCCGCGAAGGCCGTGAAGCCGCAGTACATGGGGCCGCGCACCGGGGACGTGTTCACCGCGATCGGGTCGGGCCTCGGCCGGATCGAGAACGGCCAGCAGAAGCCCGACGAGGCGTGGAAGCAGGTCCTGTCGGATGTGGCCAAGCTGAAATGA